From Aedes albopictus strain Foshan chromosome 1, AalbF5, whole genome shotgun sequence, one genomic window encodes:
- the LOC134291970 gene encoding uncharacterized protein LOC134291970 — MRELTRRESGSWTGIARFVMVGQKTRRVNFHLTQILSGHDCFRKYLHRFGHAESPLCPPCPNEEETPEHVVFNCPRFMAERSEMQASSVGNLNANNIITEMCQNEVTWNVVNRTVVADHVIAAAKMAGSSEDG; from the coding sequence ATGCGAGAGCTGACACGACGAGAAAGTGGCAGCTGGACTGGGATAGCACGTTTCGTTATGGTTGGACAGAAAACACGGAGAGTCAACTTCCATCTGACACAGATCCTGTCAGGCCATGATTGCTTCAGGAAGTATCTGCACCGATTCggccacgcagagtccccactttgtCCGCCCTGTCCGAacgaggaggagacaccggagcacgtggtattCAACTGTCCACGGTTCATGGCGGAACGTAGCGAGATGCAAGCGAGCAGTGTTGGGAATCTAAACGCAAACAACATCATTACGGAGATGTGCCAGAACGAAGTTACGTGGAACGTGGTGAATAGGACAGTCGTTGCAGATCATGTCATCGCTGCAGCAAAAATGGCGGGAAGTTCAGAGGATGGCTAA